ACCATCAGCATGGCCGCCTCGAAATTCACCAGGTGGTCTTTCATGGCCAAGGACAGGGCCATGTCCGCGTAGCGCGTGGCCGTGTCCACGTCGGCCAGAAAGATGACCCGACCCATGGCCATACTTCGGGCAATAAGGATGGTGGTGCAGGAATCCATGCCGCCTTCCAGGCCCTGGAAGAGTTCCTCCGCGCGTTCCAGGAGTTGTTCGCCTTCCCGTGAGTGCCCCGTGGTGGTGATGTGAATGGAAATGATGTGCGCAAGGCAGACAAGCTCTCCAAGCTCGTCATGCGCGGGCGCAAAGACCGCGAGGGCCTTGCGGAGCAGAGGCAGGGCATTGGCCGGGGCGCTATCCATGGTGGCCAGGGCGAGGAAGAGGCAGCCCCAGCCCAGGCGCGCCAAGTCCTGCTCTGGTATCGATCCCAGGATTGAGGAGAGCGTCGCCGTCTGGTTGGCCGCGAGCATGGCCGGACCCTGTTCGCGAAGCGCGGCATCGATGGCCTCCAAGTCGTCAGCCTTCAGGTAATGCCGCAGGGCCTGGGCGGGGGTGTTGCACCGGAGGTAATACGCGCCGGCATCCCGGTGCACCTTCCGGAGCGTCTCCGGAGCCAGCTTTTGCGTAGCCCTATCTCGCAAAAACTGCCGGAACAGATGGTGCAGTCCGAATACTGTGGAATCCGGAGTCAGATCCCGAATGAAGAAATTGCGCGCAGCCAGCTGATGAAGCCTTGCGTGGATATCCTCCCTGCCGGTGAGCCCTGCGGCAAGATCCACCGGGATGTCCTCCAGCAGCGACAGCACCAGCAACGGGTGGCGCAAGTCCGGTTCAAGCAGGGCGAACACCTTTCGCCTGAAATACTCGCGGATGTCCGAACATCTCGCGCCATCCCAACGGCCCGGAGGTTCGCCATCCCCCCCGCTGACCATCTGGAGCCCGAAAAGAAGCGCGCCCATGATCCAGCCGTCGGTCTTTCCGGATGGCTGGACAGTTTTGGTGCGAAGGCAAGCCATAGTCCGGTTGCTGCTCATGCCGCCTTCGAGGCTGATTGGTCTTTCCAACATACATCCATGGGCCGACGACCGTCAAAGGTCGTGTGCGGTCGCCGCTTATTGTCAAATTGAACCTAATTTCCTGTCATTTTATGGGGTTGACCCGTTCGGCAGTGAAGACCTTTGAGGGCGGGTTCGACCAAATTGGGTGACGGGCGCTTTCCCAAACTCGTCCCCCCTGGCATACCCCCTGGCGTCCCCCCTGAAAGGCGAAAGGCCGGGGTTCTGGCCCGGCCTTTCAATGTAACCTCCAAAAGAATCGGTGTGATTCGCTTGGCGTCCCCAAGGGAATTTGAACCCCTGTTATCGGCGCGAAAGAGGCGGAGCAGACGCATGCTCTTTTTCAATCCTCTTCATATACTTCGACTTTTTTGGTCCCCACGCGCCAGAGAGTACAGAGATGACACATGTGATGTGGACGAGCATGGACCATGGCCCTGCGCGCCACAGACGCAGGAACATCCCCCCGGCGACGAGCGTTTCTCCCTCCTCCAGGGCTCAGGCGATCCCGTGTTTCCGGCATGTGGCGCGCTCGTAGTCCTCGCGGATCAAATCGCGCATGGCGGCGCCCTTGGGGTCACAGACCAGGATGGCGGCCCAATCCGGTTCCAGGCGGACCTTCTGCATGAGCAGACCGTCTGAACCGAACCAGTACGGCAGCAACCCGCCGAGAAAATAGCCCCTGTCCCGGAGCACGTCCACGGCCCAGGACGCCGCCGCGTCGCCGAGGTTCAGGAATATCTGGACCACGCCCGGGTCGCCGGCCTTGGCTTCGGCTGCGGAAACGGCCTCGCCAAAATCCTTGCCGAGCCGGGTCACGGTCAGGCGCAGCAAGCCAGCCCCCTGGAGATGGAATTGGTCCGCCGCCGTGCGGCCTGTGGGCTCCTCCGAAGGGGACTCCACGCGGGGGAGCGCCAGTTCCGCGTAAACCCCCTGGCAAAACGCGCGATACGCCCGGGGCGTATGCGTTTCTCGGGTCGCGTTTTCGAATATCTTGAACATCAAAATGAGTGAGAGGTTGCGGGGCACGTCGCCCTCCCTGGCCGTGGTGGGGGAGGGCATGCATTCCGCCTCAAATCCGGTGAACGCCAGGCCGTGGGCATATAACAGGCTTTGGGGAGGAAGATGGTTGCAGACGGCCTCGCCGAAGATCACGGGTATCCGCAGCCTCCTGGGCAGGTTGTCCAGGGCCTCCTCGCTGAATCTCGCGGGGATGTTCCGTTTCCGGTAGCTTTTGAGGACCATGAGTTGCCCGGCCTCGTACAGATCGGGATTGGGGGCGCTGCGAAACAGTCCGGAAAGCCCCACCACCTCTCCCCCGGGGTCCGGGCGACCAAGGTATATTGGTCGTCCGTGGCGTTGCGGCGGATGATATCCCCGGGATCGTAGACATGCTCCAGCGGAAAGGCGTCGCCATATATCTCATAATAAGCCAAAGCTACGCCCAGAGCGTCCTCGGGACGAAAAAGCCCTATTGTGACATCCTGGCCGGGTTCGATCTCCCGGCGCGCCTCCAGAAGCTTCCGAATCAATCTCTCGCGTCCCATTTGCGGCTCCTCGCTTCACAGCGTGCGTCGGCGCATAACGGCGTCAGGCCGTGACGGCAGCCGGGCCGTCATTCCCCAAGGCTCACATCGACCACCGCCATGTTCTGGTTCAGGAAATCCACCATGGCGAATCGCGGGGCAAAGACCGGTTCTCGGTCCACCAGGCCGGTTCCCCGCAACAGGGAGACGAGGACTTCGCAGGCAAGGAGCGTGTTCGCCGCCAGCCCGCCGATGGCCGTGGTTGGAATGACGCCGGAGGCGGCTCCCCCGGCAATGCGGTCCATGGCCGGACGGTTGAAGAAGTCTCCCAGAAACGACGGCAACAAACCCCGGCTGTCGTCGGATTTCTCCTTTATCAGCCGCCAAAATTCCTCCGGCATCATGCCCCCGGGCTCGTGGGCCACCAGCAGGGAGCCGAAGCCGATGGCCCCGCAGGTGAACATGGGCAGACCGTGCTTTTGCAGCAGGGGAGGCGTCATGGCCTTGACCTCGTGCCCTTTTTCCGCGTCGATGACGCCGACATACGCGTCGGCCCCGGCCAGAAACCGTTCGAGGTTGTCCCCGGTGATGCCTTCCGGAAAGCAATCGAGCTCCACGCCTGGATTGATGGACCGGGCCAGTTCCACATAGACGTCGAGTTTGGGGCGGCCCATGGTATGGCCGAAGGCTCCGGCCTGCCGGTTCATGTCCGGCGGGTCGAAAACGCCGTTCTCCGCCAGCCGGAAGCGGGTCACCCCGCACCGGACCAGGGCCAGGAACGCGCCGCCGCCCACGCCGCCCAAGCCGGCAATGGCCACAACCTTGTCCCGCAAAACCGCAAATCCGGCCTCGGTGAAGATGGGGGCCGCCCGATTCAGGAATTCACCGGCCATGCTCACCCCCGACAAGCCGATGCGCAGTCGCAAAGGGAATAGACGGTTTCGCCGTGCCCATGGCGATCGTCGTCGCTGAGCCCCAGATCGCCGAGCAGCTCGGACATGACCTCGGGCTCGCGGTGGTAGCCGAGTTCCGCAACTTCCTGCAGTCCCTCCTCGCGGGAAAGCAGCCCGAAGGCCACCCCCGCGCTCACTTCCACGATGGATTGCGGGAAGAAGGTGGAACGCATGTTGCGAAAGCGCATGTACTGGCAGTAATCCTTGACCTTCTCGATGCGGCAGCTGGTGTGCAGCAGGCCCTTGTGCCCCGGAGGCATTTTCCAGTCCATCTCCTTTTGCATCAGCTCCGTCGCCGCGCGCCATGTGCCGTACAGCGAGTTTGTCTTTAAGCGGAGGAACTGCGGCACGAAAGCGGCTTCGTCCCTCCTGGCCCGTGTGATGAGCCGGTCGAGGGGCCCGTAAATCGGGTCGAGAATGCTGCGGATGGAGCGTTGGTAGCGGATGAACTCTGCAGCCAGGGAAAACGGATTGGCTGGCTCGGGCGTATGGGCCGTCATCTCCAGGAATTGCAGGGTCTGCTCGCGAATGGACGGCGGGGCGGGGCGGGTTTGCCCATTGCCAGCCTGCAGGCTGCGCATGACATAGCTCATGACCGCCAGTTGGACTTCCTCGACCCCCTGCATGACCACCGGAATCCGCTCTTCCGCCGCGAGCGGGAAGAAAAGGATATGGGCCACGGCCGGACAGAGACAGGGCAGGCCCACGTTGCGGAACTGGGAACGCATGGCGTCACGCGAGACGCTCCGGGGCAGGGTGCGTTCCACAAACTCGACACTCGGCAGCAGCTCGAGGGAGCGGCGGATGTTTCGGCGACAGGTGTCGTTGGTATAGGGCATATTCCAGGATGCGGCCAGGACGCGCAGCCCGAGTTTTTCGGCCAGATACCACAGCAGGTAGGTGGAGTCCTTGCCGCCGGTGCACAACACCATGACGTCGAAGCGGGAATCCTTGTTGTCGGCGGCGATCGACAGCAGCGCGGCATCGTCCACCATGTTGCGGGGCCCGCCGTCCTGCCCTGTCCGGGCGGCCTGCTCGTAGCACTGGCAGAAGGCGCACACTCCGTCCTCATCGAACTCCAGCCCCGGCAGCAGGTGGTCGTCGGCCACGCACCGGGTGCAGGTCTGCTTGCGCACGGCCGTGGACGGTTGCCGACGGTCTGTCCTGTCCACCACGACCTGCTGTTCGATCAAACGAAGGAAGTCCACGCTTTCGCGCACGGCCTGCGGCAGGCTGTCCAGGGACGCCGTGCCGTCCAATCCGGCCAGGGACTCGGCCAGAACATCCGTCACGGCCAAGATCGCGTCGTGATGGCGGGGCGGATTGCGCAACCCGTAATAGACCAGAACCTTCCCTTCCCGACTGTCCCGTACCGCCCATCGGTATTGAAGTACGGGATGCGATGGCATGCGCATGGCGACCTCGCTTCGATTTATGCAGGACCGGTCGAACGGCCTGCATCCGGTTTGTGCCGCTCCCCCGTGTACCGGCCTTTGCCGGTTTGGGGCGACATGTCGTTTCGGTTCCATATGACGAGTGGACGTGCCTTCTTTCGTAAGCCATGGACGGGGTGGCGTCGACAGCGAAATGTCCCGGGCAGGCGTCCAGAGCCGCCTTTTAAGCAAACCGCGCCCGGTCGGCATTCTTGGTTTGCCGCCAGGAAGGAAATTCTGTAGCTATGAAGCTTCATTCGATTGCCGAAGGTCCATCAAGTCTTTCGCGGGAGCGCCTTATGCCCGGGGACATGTGCATTTCGCTGGAGATCCCGCCGGAAACCGACTTTGCCTGCCCTGTGGCCGGACTGGCCAACGCCTTGGCGGTACGTGCGGGCTTTGACCGTCGGGAAAACTACCGGTTCCAACTGGCCGTCGAGGAATTCTGCCTGTATCTCGCCGGGTTCGCCGATGGCAACCAGCCGCTCTCCATCGGCCTCACGGGAAAACGACACCAGATGCGCGCCTCGTTTGCCTTCAGGGCCGCCAACCTATCCCTCGGAGCGCTCAACATCACCTCCCGCGCCACGTCCGGAACGCTCGAAGCATCCTCGGCGGAGATGGGATTGTTGTTGGTCGGCAAGGCCGCCGACCGCTTCCGTCTTGAGCATCACACCGGTGACCGTTTCGTTCTTGAAGCAGAAGTGGACAGGGCCTATCCGGAGGTGGCGACGGTCCGGCGCCCTGAAGGCTGGTGTCCGCCCTTCGCCATCCGTACGCAGCACGATCCAGCCCAGCTCACCCAGGCCGCCGCCCTGGCCATGTCCGCCTATCCCCGCTGGCAATGCCCCGGCTGTTTCCGCACGCCCGCCAAGTTTCCGGACATGGTGGCGGACGG
Above is a genomic segment from Desulfolutivibrio sulfodismutans DSM 3696 containing:
- a CDS encoding GNAT family N-acetyltransferase is translated as MGLSGLFRSAPNPDLYEAGQLMVLKSYRKRNIPARFSEEALDNLPRRLRIPVIFGEAVCNHLPPQSLLYAHGLAFTGFEAECMPSPTTAREGDVPRNLSLILMFKIFENATRETHTPRAYRAFCQGVYAELALPRVESPSEEPTGRTAADQFHLQGAGLLRLTVTRLGKDFGEAVSAAEAKAGDPGVVQIFLNLGDAAASWAVDVLRDRGYFLGGLLPYWFGSDGLLMQKVRLEPDWAAILVCDPKGAAMRDLIREDYERATCRKHGIA
- a CDS encoding ThiF family adenylyltransferase, translating into MAGEFLNRAAPIFTEAGFAVLRDKVVAIAGLGGVGGGAFLALVRCGVTRFRLAENGVFDPPDMNRQAGAFGHTMGRPKLDVYVELARSINPGVELDCFPEGITGDNLERFLAGADAYVGVIDAEKGHEVKAMTPPLLQKHGLPMFTCGAIGFGSLLVAHEPGGMMPEEFWRLIKEKSDDSRGLLPSFLGDFFNRPAMDRIAGGAASGVIPTTAIGGLAANTLLACEVLVSLLRGTGLVDREPVFAPRFAMVDFLNQNMAVVDVSLGE